A region of Chelonoidis abingdonii isolate Lonesome George chromosome 8, CheloAbing_2.0, whole genome shotgun sequence DNA encodes the following proteins:
- the HTR2B gene encoding 5-hydroxytryptamine receptor 2B encodes MSEQNTIPEYILLGTKMSYPLNGYGSGNGSLTQLSVTGEFKQNYLNDEQGNRPRWAALLILMVIIPTIGGNILVILAVSLEKKLQYATNYFLMSLAVADLLVGLFVMPIALIIILFDNSWPLPPDLCPVWLFLDVLFSTASIMHLCAISLDRYIAIKKPIQASQYNSRATALIKITVVWLISIGIAIPIPIRGIEDGDGSSTNITCALTPDRFRDFILYGSLAAFFVPLAIMIVTYFLTIQVLRKKAYLINQPPQRLTWSTVSTVFQRDITPGSSPEKVAMLDGSRKDKVMPSTNEEIFIRRMSTAGKKSVQTISNEQRASKVLGIVFFLFLLMWCPFFITNITSVLCDSCSQEVIQRLMEIFVWIGYVSSGVNPLVYTLFNKTFREAFGRYITCNYRTAKPMKALRKCSSRISFRNSMAENSKLFMMHGMRNGISPVMYQSPMRLHSSPIQSSSAILLDTLLLTENEVDKTEEQVSYV; translated from the exons ATGTCTGAGCAAAACACAATTCCTGAATACATCCTGCTGGGCACAAAGATGTCCTATCCCTTAAACGGGTATGGATCTGGCAATGGATCTTTGACACAGCTCTCAGTAACAGGGGAATTCAAACAGAACTACCTGAATGATGAACAGGGGAACAGACCACGGTGGGCAGCTCTGCTGATCCTAATGGTTATAATCCCCACCATCGGGGGGAATATACTTGTTATACTAGCTGTGTCCCTggagaaaaagttgcaatatgcCACAAATTATTTCCTAATGTCCTTGGCGGTGGCAGACTTGCTGGTTGGATTGTTTGTGATGCCGATTGCCCTTATCATCATACTGTTTG ATAACTCATGGCCACTTCCACCTGACTTGTGCCCTGTCTGGCTATTTCTTGATGTCCTCTTTTCCACAGCCTCTATTATGCATCTCTGCGCCATCTCACTGGACCGTTATATTGCCATAAAAAAGCCAATCCAGGCCAGCCAATACAACTCTCGGGCTACAGCTCTCATCAAAATAACTGTGGTGTGGCTCATTTCAATAG GCATTGCCATTCCAATCCCGATCAGAGGTATAGAGGATGGAGACGGGAGCTCCACAAACATCACATGTGCCCTGACACCTGATCGTTTTCGTGACTTCATCCTATACGGGTCGCTAGCTGCATTCTTTGTTCCGCTTGCAATTATGATAGTCACTTACTTTCTGACCATACAAGTGCTTCGTAAGAAGGCCTACTTGATCAACCAGCCACCTCAGCGCCTAACATGGTCCACCGTATCTACAGTATTCCAACGGGATATAACACCCGGCTCATCACCTGAAAAGGTGGCCATGTTAGATGGCTCCAGAAAAGACAAGGTTATGCCCAGCACAAATGAGGAGATATTCATACGCAGAATGTCCACTGCTGGAAAGAAGTCTGTGCAGACCATTAGCAATGAACAAAGGGCCTCAAAAGTCCTGGggattgtattttttcttttcttgttgaTGTGGTGCCCATTCTTTATAACAAACATAACTTCAGTTCTGTGTGACTCCTGTAGCCAGGAAGTTATTCAAAGGCTCATGGAGATATTTGTCTGGATAGGATATGTATCCTCAGGGGTGAACCCTCTAGTCTACACGCTCTTCAACAAGACATTCAGGGAGGCATTCGGCAGGTATATCACCTGCAATTATCGGACCGCAAAGCCAATGAAGGCTCTTCGGAAATGCTCTAGCAGGATCTCCTTCAGAAATTCAATGGCAGAAAACTCCAAACTCTTTATGATGCATGGGATGCGAAATGGGATTAGTCCCGTTATGTACCAGAGCCCAATGAGGCTTCACAGCTCACCAATCCAGTCATCGTCAGCCATTCTACTGGACACATTGCTGCTCACAGAGAACGAAGTTGATAAAACAGAAGAACAAGTGAGCTACGTATAA